A genomic stretch from Camarhynchus parvulus chromosome 11, STF_HiC, whole genome shotgun sequence includes:
- the LOC115908002 gene encoding carbohydrate sulfotransferase 5-like, which yields MARIRIPSTIVIIFVTVQTGFLLFMYARYSSFMPQSEEKPSQVHILILSSWRSGSSFVGQLFSQHPNVFYLMEPAWHVWVTMYQNSAKVLHMAVRDLVRSVFLCDMSVFDAYMPWKRNLSDLFQWAASRALCSAPACDSFQRTDITSELACKTLCGRYPFSKVEEACKTYSHVVIKEVRFFDLKVLYPLLTDPSLNLKIIHLVRDPRAVVKSREQSVKALARDNGIVLSTNGTKVEDSKYKVMQEVCRSHVQVYETAALKPPNFLKDRYLMVRFEDLVRDPLSEISEMYKFADLSLTPRLKSWVYNITHGQGPGKKKEAFKITSRDAVSVSQAWRNVLSFEKVKKIQEVCKGAINILGYQLVDSEKEQRDLTLDLVLPRRHNQFSWSSFNPKH from the coding sequence ATGGCAAGGATTCGGATTCCTAGCACaattgttataatttttgtTACAGTTCAGACTGGATTCTTACTCTTCATGTATGCCCGGTACAGTAGCTTCATGCCTCAGTCTGAGGAGAAACCATCACAAGTCCACATACTTATTCTCTCTTCTTGGCGGTCAGGATCATCTTTTGTTGGTCAACTTTTCAGCCAGCACCCCAATGTCTTCTACCTGATGGAGCCTGCATGGCACGTGTGGGTTACAATGTACCAGAACAGTGCCAAAGTCTTACACATGGCAGTGCGGGACTTAGTCAGGTCGGTCTTTCTGTGTGACATGTCTGTGTTTGATGCTTACATGCCTTGGAAAAGAAACTTATCCGATCTTTTCCAGTGGGCAGCAAGTCGGGCTCTGTGTTCAGCTCCTGCTTGTGACTCTTTTCAACGTACCGACATAACCAGTGAACTGGCATGCAAGACTCTTTGTGGACGGTATCCATTCAGCAAGGTGGAGGAAGCCTGTAAAACTTACAGCCATGTTGTCATCAAGGAAGTTAGATTCTTTGACTTGAAGGTCCTATACCCCCTCCTCACTGATCCCTCCCTGAATCTCAAAATTATTCACCTGGTCCGTGACCCCAGGGCAGTCGTTAAGTCACGGGAACAATCGGTGAAAGCATTAGCCCGTGACAATGGAATTGTCTTGAGTACCAATGGCACTAAAGTGGAAGATAGCAAATACAAAGTAATGCAAGAGGTTTGTAGAAGTCATGTTCAGGTTTATGAAACAGCTGCTCTAAAACCACCTAATTTCTTGAAAGATCGCTATTTAATGGTCCGTTTTGAAGATCTGGTAAGAGATCCATTATCAGAAATCTCAGAAATGTATAAATTTGCAGATCTTAGTTTGACTCCCAGGCTCAAAAGCTGGGTTTATAATATCACTCATGGACAGGGaccggggaaaaaaaaagaagccttcAAAATAACATCCCGAGATGCAGTTAGTGTTTCACAGGCCTGGAGAAATgttctttcctttgaaaaagttaagaaaatacAGGAAGTTTGCAAAGGTGCTATAAACATTCTTGGTTATCAGCTAGTAgattcagaaaaagaacaaagagatCTGACATTGGATTTGGTGTT
- the TMEM231 gene encoding transmembrane protein 231 codes for MASVELYSHPALYTRYRAGFCSAAALALLLITALTYVPPLLVAYRSHGFWLKQSAYLEQPTVRFRYEALFVATIGSSPGSFLAWSTFPAFNRLQEDRLRVPLLSTREEDKNQDGKMDQLHFKLELPLQPTEHVVGVQLILLFSYQLYRMSTFVMQSMAFLQFFSPVPGSQLYVNGDLKLNQRQLLNHCGLDTRYNVSVVNGTSPFASDYDLANIIAAYWDRNVTTVFSDPSPVWMAGRATDTPFIINATIHYPVEVILYQPGFWEIIKFAWIQYVSILLIFLWVFGRIKTFLFQNQVLTTIPVSAVLPVSPVLSYKQHQS; via the exons ATGGCTAGCGTGGAGCTGTACTCGCATCCCGCGCTGTACACGCGCTACCGGGCTGGGTTCTGCTCCGCCGCTGCATTGGCACTGTTGCTCATCACGGCGCTCACCTATGTGCCGCCGCTGCTGGTGGCCTACCGGAGCCACG GTTTCTGGCTGAAGCAGAGCGCGTACCTGGAGCAGCCCACTGTTCGTTTCCGGTACGAGGCTCTCTTCGTCGCCACCATCGGATCCAGCCCGGGCAGCTTCTTGGCGTGGAGCACATTCCCAGCGTTCAACAGGCTCCAGGAGGACCGGCTCCGAGTCCCGCTCCTGTCG acGAGAGAAGAAGACAAAAATCAAGATGGCAAAATGGATCAGTTGCATTTTAAACTGGAACTTCCATTACAACCAACAGAGCATGTAGTTGGCGTTCAGCTGATTCTGCTCTTTTCTTACCAGCTTTAT AGAATGTCAACATTTGTGATGCAGAGCATggcttttcttcagtttttttctcctgtgccagggtctcagcTCTATGTGAATGGAGACTTGAAATTAAACCAGAGGCAATTACTTAACCACTGTGGACTGGATACCAGATACAAT GTGTCTGTGGTCAACGGCACAAGTCCTTTTGCAAGTGACTATGATCTGGCAAACATCATTGCAGCATATTGGGATAGAAATG TGACAACAGTCTTTTCAGATCCCAGCCCTGTTTGGATGGCTGGAAGAGCAACGGATACACCATTTATCATTAATGCCACTATTCATTACCCAGTGGAAGTTATCTT ATATCagccaggattttgggaaattatTAAATTTGCCTGGATCCAGTATGTCAGCATCCTCCTTATCTTTCTTTGGGTGTTCGGTAGGATTAAGACATTTTTATTCCAGAATCAGGTGTTGACTACAATTCCAGTATCAGCAGTTCTGCCTGTATCTCCAGTACTATCCTACAAACAGCACCAGTCCTGA